A genome region from Triticum aestivum cultivar Chinese Spring chromosome 2B, IWGSC CS RefSeq v2.1, whole genome shotgun sequence includes the following:
- the LOC123046608 gene encoding vacuolar cation/proton exchanger 1b — MDSSTAVAAPLLEAGGKEMRHLGRTAHNMSSSSLRKKSDTSLVRKLPCAALRGFLSTLQEVLFGTKLFVLFPAVVLAVVARYMRFGQVWLFVLSLIGLIPLAERLSFLTEQIAFYTGPTVGGLLNATFGNVTEVIIALFALREGKITVVKCSLLGSILSNLLLVLGTSLFFGGLANLGVEQPYDRKQADVSTGLLILGVLCQSMPLMLRYAVSAGEHAVNSDDSGLVLSRACSVLMILAYGAYLYFQLKTHRQLFEPQEVEDDGDDLVSEDEAVLGFTSAMVWLAVMTVITALLSEYVVSTIEAASESWELSVSFISIILIPIVGNAAEHAGAIIFAFKNKLDITLGVSLGSATQISMFVVPLSVLVAWVMGVPMDLDFNLLETGSLFLAILVTSFTLQDGSSHYLKGLLLLLCYAVIGVCFFVLRRRSADGSN; from the exons atgGACTCCTCCACCGCGGTGGCGGCGCCGCTGCTGGAGGCCGGCGGCAAGGAGATGCGGCACCTGGGCCGCACCGCGCACAACatgtcctcctcctccctccgcaaGAAGTCCGACACCTCGCTCGTCCGCAAGTTGCCCTGCGCCGCGCTCCGAGGCTTCCTCTCCACCCTCCAGGAGGTGCTCTTCGGCACAAAGCTCTTCGTCCTCTTCCCCGCCGTCGTCCTCGCCGTCGTCGCCAGATACATGCGCTTCGGCCAG GTGTGGCTCTTCGTGCTTAGCTTAATTGGGCTAATTCCTCTTGCAGAGCGACTCAGTTTCTTGACGGA ACAGATCGCTTTCTACACAGGTCCCACTG TTGGTGGACTGTTGAATGCGACGTTCGGCAACGTCACCGAGGTTATCATCGCGCTATTCGCCCTGAGGGAAGGCAAGATAACGGTGGTGAAATGCTCCCTGCTCGGCTCCATCTTGTCCAACTTGCTGCTTGTCCTCGGCACCTCCCTCTTTTTTGGTGGGCTGGCAAACCTCGGTGTCGAGCAGCCATACGACAGA AAGCAAGCAGATGTCAGCACAGGGCTTCTAATTCTTGGTGTGCTATGCCAATCAATGCCGCTGATGCTGAGGTATGCAGTAAGCGCCGGTGAGCATGCAGTAAACTCCGACGATTCAGGATTGGTGCTATCCCGGGCGTGCAGCGTTCTCATGATCCTGGCCTATGGAGCCTACCTTTACTTCCAACTGAAGACGCATCGCCAGCTCTTTGAGCCCCAGGAG gttgaagatgatggtgatgatttggTCTCTGAAGATGAGGCGGTACTGGGATTTACAAGTGCGATGGTTTGGCTAGCAGTCATGACTGTGATAACCGCCTTACTGTCAGAGTATGTCGTTAGCACAATTGAG GCGGCCTCAGAATCCTGGGAACTATCAGTGAGCTTCATTAGCATCATCTTGATTCCGATTGTCGGGAATGCAGCAGAGCATGCTGGGGCAATCATATTTGCTTTTAAGAACAAGCTG GACATCACCCTCGGAGTATCTCTGGGGTCAGCTACGCAGATTTCCATGTTTGTG GTGCCACTGAGTGTCCTTGTGGCTTGGGTCATGGGGGTTCCAATGGATCTTGATTTCAACCTGCTAGAGACTGGTTCTTTGTTCCTCGCAATATTGGTCACAAGCTTCACCCTCCAG GACGGGTCGTCGCATTACCTGAAGGGACTGCTTCTCCTCCTTTGCTACGCCGTGATCGGCGTGTGCTTTTTTGTCCTGAGACGACGTTCAG CTGATGGAAGCAACTAA